Proteins encoded within one genomic window of Acidobacteriota bacterium:
- a CDS encoding anion transporter: MLAAALIFLGTYLVLALGRLPGFRVDRTGAAIIGASLMMAFEVLTLEEAWAAVDHNTILLLFGMMIVAANLRVSGVFAAVSAWSVEHARHPLTLLAAVILVSGVFSAFFVNDTVCLVLTPLVLDMALALGRNPVPYLLAVAMGSNIGSVATITGNPQNMMIGAFSGIPYRTFAAALGPVAAVGLVLTFLVIALVYRGEFRRAETLAVAPRRTRIHRPLAWKSLTVSALMLIGFFSGWPVAEVAIVAAALLLLTRKLKPERIYREIDFSLLVLFIGLFIVIAGVEKTLMSSDALVRAAGSGLERPIVFSAAAALLSNLVSNVPAVLLFKPLIPALGDPERGWLLLSMASTLAGNLTLLGSVANLIVIQKAGRKARIGFAEYFRTGLPLTLLTMAAGMWLLR, encoded by the coding sequence GTGCTCGCGGCCGCGCTGATTTTCCTGGGGACCTATCTCGTGCTGGCTCTGGGGCGGTTGCCCGGCTTCCGGGTGGACCGCACCGGAGCGGCCATCATCGGCGCCAGCCTGATGATGGCGTTCGAGGTGCTCACCCTGGAGGAGGCCTGGGCCGCCGTCGACCACAACACGATCCTGCTCCTGTTCGGGATGATGATCGTGGCGGCCAACCTCCGCGTTTCGGGCGTCTTCGCCGCCGTGAGCGCGTGGTCGGTCGAGCACGCCCGCCACCCGCTCACGCTCCTGGCCGCCGTCATCCTCGTCTCCGGCGTCTTCTCCGCTTTCTTCGTCAACGACACCGTCTGCCTGGTCCTGACCCCCCTCGTGCTGGACATGGCCCTCGCCCTCGGGCGCAACCCGGTCCCCTACCTGCTCGCGGTGGCCATGGGATCCAATATCGGCAGCGTGGCCACCATCACGGGGAACCCCCAGAACATGATGATCGGGGCCTTTTCCGGCATCCCCTACCGCACCTTCGCCGCCGCGCTCGGCCCCGTGGCCGCCGTCGGGCTGGTCCTGACGTTTCTCGTCATCGCCCTCGTCTACCGCGGCGAATTCCGCCGCGCGGAGACCCTCGCGGTCGCTCCGCGCCGCACGCGCATCCACCGCCCGCTGGCCTGGAAATCGCTCACCGTCTCCGCCCTCATGCTCATCGGCTTCTTCTCGGGATGGCCGGTCGCGGAGGTGGCGATCGTGGCCGCGGCGCTCCTGCTCCTGACGCGGAAGCTCAAGCCGGAGAGGATCTACCGGGAGATCGATTTTTCGCTGCTGGTGCTCTTCATCGGCCTTTTCATCGTCATCGCCGGGGTCGAGAAGACCCTGATGTCGTCCGACGCGCTGGTGCGCGCCGCGGGCAGCGGGCTGGAGCGCCCGATCGTGTTCAGCGCCGCCGCCGCGCTCCTGTCCAACCTCGTAAGCAACGTGCCGGCGGTCCTCCTCTTCAAGCCGCTGATCCCCGCCCTCGGCGATCCGGAGCGCGGCTGGCTGCTGCTGTCGATGGCCTCCACCCTGGCCGGGAACCTGACCCTCCTGGGGTCGGTCGCCAACCTGATCGTCATCCAGAAGGCCGGGCGGAAGGCGCGGATCGGTTTCGCGGAATACTTCCGGACCGGCCTGCCCCTCACGCTCCTGACGATGGCCGCGGGAATGTGGCTCCTCCGCTGA
- a CDS encoding saccharopine dehydrogenase family protein, with amino-acid sequence MKRILLMGAGKVGALIACLLSESGDYELVVGDSDRDAVRRLRATACAGVELHQVDASDPAALESFIGAHPAEAVISCLPYYGNFAVSEAALRHGLHYFDLTEDVEVARHIARISAGAPVAFVPQCGLAPGFISIIANELMKHFDELDTVKLRVGALPVNPGNALKYSLTWSTDGLINEYGNLCTGVEEGRTTTLLPLEGYETISVDGLLYEGFNTSGGLGTLAETYRGRVRTLNYKTLRYPGHCEKMQFLMQDLKLNRDRGTLKRILEAAVPRTHQDVVLVYVSVTGKQDGALFEENYVRKFYPREISGRPWAAIQVTTASALCAVADTVLQSGRPPRGFVTQESFGYPDFIANRFANAYA; translated from the coding sequence ATGAAACGTATCCTGCTGATGGGGGCCGGGAAGGTGGGGGCGCTGATCGCCTGCCTCCTTTCGGAGTCGGGCGATTACGAACTGGTCGTGGGGGATTCGGACCGGGATGCCGTGCGGCGCCTCCGGGCTACCGCCTGCGCCGGGGTGGAACTGCACCAGGTCGACGCCTCCGATCCCGCGGCGCTCGAGAGCTTCATCGGCGCCCACCCGGCCGAGGCCGTCATCTCCTGCCTGCCGTATTACGGCAACTTCGCGGTCTCGGAGGCCGCGCTGCGCCACGGCCTGCACTACTTCGACCTCACCGAGGACGTGGAGGTGGCGCGCCACATCGCCCGGATCAGCGCCGGCGCGCCGGTGGCCTTCGTGCCCCAGTGCGGCCTGGCCCCCGGGTTCATCAGCATCATCGCCAACGAGCTCATGAAACATTTCGACGAACTCGACACGGTGAAATTGCGGGTGGGGGCGCTTCCGGTCAACCCCGGCAACGCGCTGAAGTATTCGCTGACCTGGTCGACCGACGGTCTGATCAACGAGTACGGCAACCTGTGCACCGGGGTCGAGGAGGGCAGGACGACGACCCTCCTGCCCCTCGAGGGGTACGAGACGATCTCGGTGGACGGTCTCCTCTACGAGGGATTCAACACCTCCGGCGGCCTCGGCACCCTGGCGGAAACCTACCGGGGGAGGGTGCGGACGCTCAACTACAAGACGCTGCGCTACCCCGGGCACTGCGAGAAGATGCAGTTCCTGATGCAGGACCTGAAGCTCAACCGGGACCGCGGCACGCTCAAGCGCATCCTGGAGGCGGCCGTGCCCCGGACCCACCAGGACGTGGTCCTCGTGTACGTCTCCGTGACCGGGAAGCAGGACGGCGCGCTGTTCGAGGAGAACTACGTCAGGAAATTCTACCCCCGGGAGATCTCCGGCCGCCCCTGGGCCGCCATCCAGGTCACCACGGCCAGCGCCCTGTGCGCGGTGGCGGACACGGTGCTGCAATCGGGGCGCCCGCCGCGGGGGTTCGTCACCCAGGAGAGTTTCGGGTATCCCGATTTCATCGCCAACCGATTCGCGAACGCCTACGCCTGA
- a CDS encoding cytochrome C: MMLFAAALAAGMSLNAGLAADCVDCHKNVTPNIVTDWELSKHGQMGMDCAVCHGSDHVSATDVAKTKIPTPDTCATCHDARVQQYKKGKHALAWASMKAMPTMHWQPSIVTDGMKGCGGCHKIGVKTEAEIKDLKKNNPGYGTASCDACHTRHTFSVVEARQPQACQTCHMGFDHPQWEMYSSSKHGVRALLKQNKVLPEGTAAPTCQTCHMQEGNHEVRTAWGFLGLRLPMPGDIIWAEDRKTIFQAIGVLDPAGNPTERLDAVKKIDLLRTTQEEWQKERDKTLNTCRQCHSASFAGSELLKGDQMIKEIDHLMAEAIRVVAGLYKDGVLKQPKSYAYAFPDLLAFQDAPTSIETKLFVMFLEHRNRAFQGMFHASPDYAWWYGYSEMQSDLTEIKYMAEEMRKAKGK; the protein is encoded by the coding sequence ATGATGCTGTTCGCAGCGGCCCTTGCCGCCGGCATGAGTCTCAATGCCGGGCTGGCGGCCGACTGCGTGGATTGCCACAAGAACGTCACCCCCAACATCGTGACCGACTGGGAGCTGAGCAAGCACGGGCAGATGGGGATGGACTGCGCCGTGTGCCACGGCTCGGACCATGTCTCCGCCACCGATGTCGCCAAGACGAAGATTCCCACCCCGGACACCTGCGCCACCTGCCACGACGCCCGGGTGCAGCAGTACAAGAAGGGAAAACACGCCCTGGCCTGGGCTTCGATGAAGGCGATGCCCACCATGCACTGGCAGCCCTCCATCGTCACCGACGGGATGAAGGGGTGCGGCGGCTGCCACAAGATCGGGGTCAAGACCGAGGCGGAGATCAAGGACCTGAAGAAGAACAATCCCGGCTACGGCACGGCCTCCTGCGACGCCTGCCACACGCGGCACACCTTCTCGGTCGTCGAGGCGCGGCAGCCGCAGGCGTGCCAGACCTGCCACATGGGTTTCGACCACCCCCAGTGGGAGATGTATTCCTCCTCCAAGCACGGCGTGCGCGCCCTGCTCAAACAGAACAAGGTTCTGCCGGAAGGGACGGCCGCCCCTACCTGCCAGACCTGCCACATGCAGGAGGGAAATCACGAAGTCCGGACCGCCTGGGGTTTCCTGGGGCTGCGGCTCCCCATGCCGGGGGACATCATCTGGGCCGAGGACCGCAAGACCATCTTTCAGGCTATCGGGGTTCTCGACCCTGCCGGCAATCCCACCGAGCGTCTCGACGCGGTGAAGAAGATCGATCTGCTGCGCACCACGCAGGAGGAGTGGCAGAAGGAACGGGACAAGACCCTCAATACCTGCCGGCAGTGCCACTCGGCCAGCTTCGCCGGGTCGGAACTGCTCAAGGGGGACCAGATGATCAAGGAGATCGATCACCTGATGGCCGAGGCGATCCGCGTCGTCGCCGGGCTGTATAAAGACGGGGTCCTCAAGCAACCCAAGTCCTACGCCTACGCCTTCCCCGACCTCCTGGCGTTCCAGGACGCCCCGACTTCGATCGAGACCAAGCTGTTCGTGATGTTCCTCGAGCACCGGAACCGGGCGTTCCAGGGGATGTTTCATGCCAGCCCCGATTACGCCTGGTGGTACGGCTACAGCGAGATGCAGAGCGACCTGACCGAGATCAAGTACATGGCGGAGGAGATGCGCAAGGCGAAGGGGAAATAG
- a CDS encoding methyltransferase domain-containing protein has product MHRKLRILPALAVIGASLALGAVAPGDEGDPGWMRTPDVVYVGTPYDVVSTMLRMAGVKKQDVVYDLGCGDGRMLVLAAQKYGCRAVGYDIDPVRVRESRENVARNGVGNLVEIIQEDIFKVDLAEATVLPIYLLPEMNRRLLPQLEKLKPGSRIVCHDYGLDGIIPDETRTVISNEDNASHILMLYTTPLRRN; this is encoded by the coding sequence ATGCATCGAAAACTGCGGATTTTGCCGGCACTGGCCGTTATCGGGGCCTCCCTGGCCCTGGGTGCCGTGGCCCCGGGAGATGAAGGGGACCCCGGGTGGATGCGCACCCCGGACGTGGTCTACGTGGGGACCCCCTACGACGTGGTTTCCACCATGCTCCGGATGGCGGGTGTCAAAAAGCAGGACGTGGTCTACGACCTCGGGTGCGGCGACGGCCGCATGCTGGTGCTGGCGGCCCAGAAGTACGGGTGCCGCGCCGTCGGCTACGACATCGACCCGGTGCGCGTCCGGGAGTCCCGGGAGAACGTGGCCAGAAACGGGGTCGGGAACCTGGTCGAGATCATCCAGGAGGACATCTTCAAGGTCGACCTGGCCGAGGCCACCGTCCTCCCCATCTACCTGCTCCCCGAAATGAACCGCCGCCTCCTGCCCCAGCTGGAAAAACTGAAACCGGGCTCGCGGATCGTTTGCCACGATTACGGGCTGGACGGCATCATCCCGGACGAGACCAGGACGGTGATTTCCAACGAGGACAACGCCAGTCACATCCTCATGCTCTACACCACCCCCCTGCGCAGGAACTGA
- a CDS encoding ABC transporter permease, with protein MWNRIAAIIRKEFIQTLKDPRSLALLVGPPILQLILFGYAVNLDVEKARLGWMDADRTPESRELGDAFRNSRYFALTATPESEGEIRELLDRGAVDAVVRLLPGFGRDVMRGNTAGVQILVDGTNSNTASIVSSYATRIVASYGAAVGAARPKAPPSPAVGPPVPAVIPVLTAEDRVWFNPDLRSRVYFVPGVIVNIIALVTIMLTAMSIVREKELGTMEQLMVTPVRPFELMLGKLLPFALIGVFEVLFIVVAALLVFGIPLRGSIPLLMFCSILFLLTTLGVGLFISTLSRTQQQAMMLSFFFFMPAMLLSGFAFPIRNMPPAVQLVTYLNPLRYFMQIARDLFLKGVGAPAMWQEIAALGLVGLAVFVLSALRFHKKLD; from the coding sequence ATGTGGAACCGCATCGCGGCGATCATCCGGAAGGAATTCATCCAGACGCTCAAGGACCCCCGGTCCCTGGCGCTGCTGGTCGGCCCCCCCATTCTCCAGCTGATCCTCTTCGGTTACGCCGTCAACCTGGACGTGGAAAAGGCGCGGCTGGGATGGATGGACGCGGACCGGACCCCCGAAAGCCGCGAGCTCGGGGACGCCTTCCGCAACTCGCGCTACTTCGCACTGACAGCCACGCCGGAGAGCGAGGGGGAAATCCGCGAACTCCTCGACCGCGGGGCGGTCGACGCCGTGGTCCGCCTGCTCCCGGGATTCGGCCGCGACGTCATGCGCGGGAACACCGCCGGGGTACAGATCCTCGTCGACGGCACCAACTCCAACACCGCGTCGATCGTCTCCAGCTACGCCACCCGGATCGTCGCCTCCTACGGCGCCGCCGTCGGAGCCGCCCGCCCCAAGGCCCCGCCCTCCCCGGCCGTGGGGCCCCCGGTTCCGGCCGTCATCCCGGTCCTGACGGCGGAGGACCGGGTCTGGTTCAACCCCGACCTGCGCAGCCGCGTCTATTTCGTCCCCGGCGTCATCGTCAACATCATCGCCCTGGTGACCATCATGCTCACGGCCATGAGCATCGTGCGGGAAAAGGAGCTCGGGACCATGGAGCAGCTGATGGTGACCCCGGTGCGCCCGTTCGAGCTGATGCTGGGGAAGCTCCTCCCTTTCGCCCTGATCGGCGTCTTTGAGGTCCTCTTCATCGTAGTCGCCGCCCTGCTGGTGTTCGGCATCCCCCTGCGCGGAAGCATCCCCCTGCTGATGTTCTGCTCCATCCTCTTCCTGCTGACGACTTTGGGCGTGGGCCTTTTCATCTCCACCCTGTCGCGCACCCAGCAGCAGGCGATGATGCTCTCCTTCTTCTTCTTCATGCCGGCGATGCTGTTGAGCGGCTTCGCCTTCCCGATCCGAAACATGCCCCCTGCCGTACAGCTGGTGACCTACCTGAATCCGTTGCGCTACTTCATGCAGATCGCCCGCGACCTTTTCCTGAAAGGGGTGGGCGCGCCGGCAATGTGGCAGGAGATCGCCGCGCTCGGCCTGGTCGGCCTGGCGGTTTTCGTCCTCAGCGCCCTCCGGTTCCACAAGAAACTGGACTAG
- a CDS encoding ABC transporter permease — protein MNLRRTRAAARKEFLHILRDPISLVMALALPILMILLFGYALTLDVDRIPALVYDADRSPASRDLVSRFELSRYFQILGDADGYREIEHSIDRNECMLGIVIPRDYARDLASGRNPQVQLLFDGSDSNTASIALAYATGIIRPLADSLRSPAPAKAAGARPAVDARLRVWYNSDLKSRNYIVPGLIALILMIIGALMTSLTLAREWEMGTMEQLLSTPLRPAEVALGKMSAYFVLGVVDMVLTVVIGVLIFGVPLMGSLLFLAFSGCLFLVGALFWGILVSALTRSQLVAYQLAMLSSFLPAFLLSGFVFAIENMPLPVRIISHLFPTRYFVTILKGIFLRGVGIEVLFLEVGLLAAYAALIYLIVLRKLKQKVA, from the coding sequence ATGAACCTGCGAAGAACCCGGGCCGCGGCGCGCAAGGAGTTTCTCCACATCCTGCGCGACCCGATCAGTCTCGTCATGGCGCTGGCACTTCCGATCCTGATGATCCTCCTGTTCGGGTACGCGCTGACGCTCGACGTCGACCGGATCCCCGCGCTCGTTTACGACGCCGACCGCTCCCCCGCCAGCCGCGACCTGGTCTCGCGCTTCGAACTGTCGCGCTATTTCCAGATCCTGGGGGACGCGGACGGGTACCGCGAGATCGAACACTCCATCGACCGCAACGAGTGCATGCTCGGCATCGTCATCCCCCGGGACTACGCCCGGGACCTGGCTTCCGGCCGCAATCCCCAGGTCCAGCTCCTGTTCGACGGCAGCGATTCCAACACCGCCTCCATCGCCCTCGCCTACGCCACCGGCATCATCCGGCCCCTGGCGGACTCGCTGCGCTCCCCGGCGCCCGCAAAAGCGGCCGGCGCCCGCCCGGCCGTCGACGCGCGGCTGCGCGTCTGGTACAACAGCGACCTGAAATCGAGGAACTACATCGTCCCGGGGCTGATCGCGCTGATTCTCATGATCATCGGGGCGCTCATGACTTCCCTGACCCTGGCGCGCGAATGGGAGATGGGGACGATGGAACAGCTGCTCTCCACGCCCCTGCGCCCGGCCGAGGTCGCGCTCGGGAAAATGAGCGCCTATTTCGTTCTCGGGGTCGTCGACATGGTCCTGACGGTGGTGATCGGGGTCCTCATCTTCGGCGTGCCCCTGATGGGGAGCCTTCTGTTCCTGGCCTTTTCCGGCTGCCTGTTCCTGGTCGGCGCCCTGTTCTGGGGCATCCTGGTGTCGGCGCTGACCCGGTCCCAGCTGGTCGCCTACCAGCTGGCGATGCTCAGCTCCTTCCTCCCCGCGTTCCTCCTGTCCGGGTTCGTGTTCGCGATCGAAAACATGCCGCTCCCGGTCCGGATCATCAGTCATCTCTTCCCGACCCGCTATTTCGTCACGATTCTCAAGGGCATTTTTCTGCGCGGGGTCGGCATCGAGGTCCTCTTCCTGGAGGTGGGACTGCTCGCGGCCTACGCGGCGCTGATCTACCTGATCGTGCTCCGCAAACTCAAACAGAAGGTGGCCTGA
- a CDS encoding glycosyltransferase family 2 protein, translating to MTSDPTLRLSVVIPAFNEELRLPDTLAQSVAYLRARTYGSEILVVDDGSSDRTADIARRHDSGPVPVRLLAHPDGLNHGKGASVRLGMLAAGGTHLLFMDADNSTTLEHVERFWPYFDKGYDVVIGSRALEDSVIPVRQARCKELAGRMGNWIIQTLSVPGIADTQAGFKMFTRKAAGIIFPRQTMARWGYDIELLAIAQAHGCLIAEAPITWRNAPGSKVTARSYLQVLGEVWRIRRNLRAGLYR from the coding sequence ATGACGAGCGATCCGACTCTCCGCCTTTCCGTCGTGATTCCGGCCTTCAACGAGGAGCTGCGCCTGCCCGACACCCTGGCGCAGTCGGTGGCCTATCTGCGCGCCCGAACCTACGGCTCGGAGATCCTGGTGGTGGACGACGGGTCGTCGGACCGGACCGCCGATATCGCGCGGCGGCACGATTCCGGTCCGGTCCCGGTGAGGCTCCTGGCCCACCCCGACGGGCTCAACCACGGCAAGGGGGCTTCCGTCAGGCTGGGGATGCTGGCCGCGGGCGGGACCCACCTCCTGTTCATGGATGCGGACAATTCGACCACCCTCGAGCACGTCGAGCGCTTCTGGCCCTATTTCGACAAGGGGTACGACGTCGTCATCGGGTCCCGCGCCCTGGAGGACTCGGTGATCCCCGTCCGCCAGGCGCGCTGCAAGGAGCTGGCCGGCCGGATGGGGAACTGGATCATCCAGACCCTCTCGGTCCCCGGCATCGCCGACACGCAGGCCGGGTTCAAGATGTTCACCCGGAAAGCGGCGGGCATCATCTTCCCCCGGCAGACGATGGCGCGCTGGGGCTACGACATCGAGCTGCTGGCCATCGCCCAGGCCCACGGCTGCCTGATCGCGGAAGCCCCCATCACCTGGCGGAACGCTCCCGGGAGCAAGGTGACCGCCCGGTCCTACCTCCAGGTGCTGGGCGAGGTCTGGCGCATCCGTCGGAACCTGCGCGCGGGCCTTTATCGATAA
- a CDS encoding class I fructose-bisphosphate aldolase, with protein sequence MPESFRAGSADSIDKITELLGPEASYYLDHQSRTVGKDQLHLPGPDFIDRAWLASDRPAPVLRSLQSLVDHGRLGGTGYLSILPVDQGIEHSGGASFAPNPIYFDGENIVRLAIEGGCNAVASTLGVLGSVCRRYAHKIPFIVKINHNEFLSYPNGYDQILFANVRQAFEMGATAIGATIYFGSDESRRQIQEVSEAFHEAHQMGMATILWCYLRNSAFSKTGEGGPDYHVAADLTGQANHLGVTIEADIIKQKLPECNGGYNALKFGKTHKKVYSDLTSDHPIDLTRYQVINCYLGRAGLINSGGASSGAGDLAQAVKTAVVNKRAGGMGLISGRKAFQRPMEEGIALLHAIQDVYLCREVTVA encoded by the coding sequence ATGCCTGAATCATTCCGTGCCGGATCCGCAGACTCCATCGACAAAATAACGGAATTGCTGGGGCCGGAAGCCTCGTATTACCTAGACCACCAGAGCAGGACGGTGGGCAAGGACCAGCTGCACCTGCCGGGACCCGACTTCATCGACCGGGCCTGGCTCGCGAGCGACCGGCCGGCCCCGGTTCTGCGCAGCCTGCAGTCGCTCGTGGACCACGGGCGGCTCGGGGGGACGGGCTATCTCTCGATCCTCCCGGTCGACCAGGGAATCGAGCACTCCGGCGGGGCCTCCTTCGCCCCCAACCCGATCTATTTCGACGGCGAGAACATCGTCCGGCTGGCCATCGAGGGGGGGTGCAACGCCGTGGCGTCCACGCTCGGCGTCCTCGGCTCCGTATGCCGCAGATACGCCCACAAGATCCCCTTCATAGTAAAGATCAACCACAACGAATTCCTCTCCTACCCGAACGGCTACGACCAGATCCTGTTCGCCAACGTCCGGCAGGCGTTCGAAATGGGAGCCACCGCCATCGGCGCCACCATCTATTTCGGGTCCGACGAATCCCGCCGGCAGATCCAGGAGGTCTCCGAAGCGTTCCACGAGGCGCACCAGATGGGGATGGCCACGATCCTCTGGTGCTACCTGCGCAACTCCGCCTTCAGCAAGACCGGGGAGGGGGGACCCGATTACCACGTCGCGGCCGACCTGACGGGCCAGGCCAACCATCTCGGGGTCACCATCGAGGCCGACATCATCAAGCAGAAGCTCCCGGAATGCAACGGCGGCTACAACGCGCTCAAGTTCGGCAAGACGCATAAAAAGGTCTACTCCGACCTGACCTCGGATCACCCGATCGACCTCACCCGCTACCAGGTCATCAACTGCTACCTGGGGCGCGCCGGGCTGATCAACTCGGGCGGCGCCAGCTCCGGCGCCGGGGACCTGGCCCAGGCGGTGAAGACGGCCGTGGTCAACAAGCGGGCCGGGGGGATGGGCCTGATTTCGGGCCGCAAGGCGTTCCAGCGCCCGATGGAGGAGGGGATCGCCCTGCTCCACGCCATCCAGGACGTCTATCTCTGCAGGGAAGTGACGGTAGCCTAG
- the proC gene encoding pyrroline-5-carboxylate reductase gives MLGGKVVGIIGAGNMGEVLIRGLVHSGRMKKSDILSSDVNRERLAAVEMAHGIRTTTSNLELVQKASIVIIAVKPQNVGPLLDELAGSSHENHVFVSIVAGVTTERLAEKMHRQSGVIRAMPNAPASVQAGITALCPGRNVSSEDLGRAEAIFGCIGKTVVLPNEALMDVVTGLSGSGPAYVFMFIESLSDAGVQLGISRKEASLLAAQTVYGAAKMLLETGKHPSELKDIVATPGGTTFAGLKMLEKCNFRSTLMEAVEAATRRSRELGALERK, from the coding sequence ATGCTTGGGGGGAAGGTAGTCGGCATCATAGGCGCGGGCAACATGGGAGAGGTCCTGATCCGGGGACTGGTCCATTCGGGCCGGATGAAAAAATCGGACATCCTCTCGAGCGACGTCAACCGGGAACGCCTCGCCGCGGTGGAGATGGCCCACGGGATCCGGACAACGACGTCGAACCTGGAACTGGTGCAGAAGGCCTCCATCGTCATCATCGCCGTCAAGCCGCAGAACGTCGGCCCGCTGCTGGACGAACTGGCCGGATCGAGCCATGAAAACCATGTTTTCGTCTCGATCGTGGCCGGGGTGACGACCGAAAGGCTGGCCGAAAAGATGCACCGCCAGTCGGGCGTCATCCGCGCCATGCCGAACGCCCCCGCCTCCGTCCAGGCCGGCATCACCGCCCTCTGCCCGGGCCGGAACGTGTCCTCCGAAGACCTCGGGCGGGCGGAGGCCATTTTCGGGTGCATCGGGAAGACCGTGGTCCTGCCGAACGAGGCGCTGATGGACGTGGTCACCGGCCTGAGCGGGAGCGGCCCCGCCTACGTCTTCATGTTCATCGAATCGCTCAGCGACGCCGGGGTGCAGCTGGGGATCTCCCGGAAGGAGGCGTCGCTGCTTGCGGCCCAGACGGTCTACGGGGCGGCCAAGATGCTCCTGGAGACCGGGAAGCACCCGAGCGAGCTCAAGGACATCGTCGCCACACCCGGGGGGACCACCTTTGCCGGGCTGAAAATGCTGGAAAAGTGCAATTTCCGGTCGACCCTGATGGAGGCCGTGGAAGCGGCCACCCGGCGGTCCCGGGAACTGGGCGCTCTCGAGCGGAAATAG
- a CDS encoding SpoIIE family protein phosphatase, protein MACAYSDYIFQPLPDELEILRSTLYHLSEGVVVADAGGRFLICNAAAQKMLGVSGQENAPRAWSEIRGCYRPDGITPYRREELPDARALAGETVAETEVFIRNEQCPSGLWLSVQANPLRGEEGGIRGSVVVFHDMTERKEGSTQIQILQNAVEQTADSIIITDRSGIIEYVNPAFEQTTGYTREEVRGITPRIINSGVHDAAFYENLWATILSGNVFRATMANRRKNGEIFYAEQTITPMWGPTGVITHFVTVIKDVTEQRKLQEQQFQMSLARAVQQQFYEIPPPRIEGYDFAAAAFPADAIGGDYFDFIPLGDGAIGIVMGDVCGHGIGSALLMAELRAFLRAFAPVSRDVAETLSLTNDALADDLRQDHYATLFYCRLDPRSRTLVYASAGHTPGFLFNAAGEVKRSLDSIDIPLGLMPGHTFGSSGPIQLEPGDLLTLLTDGITDAERPDQNFFGVERALDFIRAYRRESAKDIVNGLYGAVREFSDGMPQVDDITTVVCKVLDPREGTRAGDPAGGPGRRGKHA, encoded by the coding sequence ATGGCCTGCGCCTACAGCGATTACATTTTCCAGCCGCTCCCCGATGAGCTGGAGATTCTCCGTTCGACCCTCTACCACCTCTCCGAGGGGGTGGTGGTGGCCGATGCCGGGGGCCGGTTTTTGATCTGCAACGCGGCCGCCCAGAAAATGCTGGGGGTCTCCGGGCAGGAGAACGCCCCCCGGGCCTGGTCCGAAATCAGGGGCTGCTACCGGCCGGACGGCATCACCCCCTACCGGCGGGAAGAGCTTCCCGACGCGCGGGCACTGGCGGGCGAGACCGTGGCCGAGACGGAGGTCTTCATCCGCAACGAGCAATGCCCCTCCGGACTCTGGCTCTCGGTGCAGGCGAACCCGCTCCGCGGCGAGGAGGGGGGGATCCGCGGCAGCGTCGTGGTTTTTCACGACATGACGGAGAGGAAGGAAGGAAGCACCCAGATCCAGATCCTGCAGAACGCCGTCGAGCAGACGGCCGACAGCATCATCATCACCGACCGCAGCGGCATCATCGAGTACGTCAACCCCGCCTTCGAACAGACGACGGGCTATACCCGGGAGGAGGTGAGGGGAATCACCCCCCGCATCATCAATTCCGGGGTCCACGACGCGGCGTTCTACGAAAACCTCTGGGCGACGATCCTCTCCGGCAACGTGTTCCGGGCCACGATGGCCAATCGCAGGAAAAACGGCGAGATCTTCTACGCCGAGCAGACCATTACCCCGATGTGGGGCCCGACGGGGGTCATCACCCATTTCGTCACGGTGATCAAGGACGTCACCGAGCAGCGCAAGCTCCAGGAGCAGCAGTTCCAGATGAGCCTGGCCCGCGCCGTCCAGCAGCAGTTTTACGAAATCCCCCCCCCGCGCATCGAGGGATACGACTTTGCCGCGGCCGCTTTCCCCGCGGACGCCATCGGGGGGGACTACTTCGATTTCATCCCGCTCGGGGACGGCGCCATCGGCATCGTCATGGGGGACGTCTGCGGCCACGGCATCGGGTCGGCCCTCCTGATGGCCGAACTGCGCGCCTTCCTCAGGGCATTCGCTCCCGTAAGCCGGGACGTGGCCGAAACCCTGTCGCTGACCAACGACGCCCTGGCCGACGACCTGAGGCAGGACCACTACGCGACGCTTTTCTACTGCCGCCTCGATCCCCGCTCCCGCACCCTGGTCTACGCCAGCGCCGGGCACACCCCCGGGTTCCTCTTCAACGCCGCGGGGGAGGTCAAGCGGTCGCTCGACAGCATCGACATCCCGCTGGGGCTGATGCCGGGCCACACCTTCGGGTCGAGCGGACCCATCCAGCTGGAACCGGGGGACCTTCTGACCCTTCTGACCGACGGCATCACCGACGCCGAGCGGCCCGACCAGAACTTTTTCGGCGTGGAGCGCGCCCTCGATTTCATCCGCGCCTACCGGCGCGAGAGCGCCAAGGACATCGTGAACGGGCTCTACGGGGCGGTCCGGGAGTTTTCCGACGGCATGCCCCAGGTCGACGATATCACCACCGTCGTCTGCAAGGTCCTGGATCCCCGGGAAGGGACCCGGGCGGGGGACCCCGCGGGGGGCCCAGGGCGCCGCGGGAAACACGCGTAG